The following are encoded in a window of Corynebacterium marinum DSM 44953 genomic DNA:
- a CDS encoding TRAP transporter substrate-binding protein, with amino-acid sequence MRRRPLVAAALAPVLSLGLISCADLGGLDLATVGSPDKTTYLKLALNQAESHPSYIALEGLSERFEERTDGRWNIEVFPNEQLGSQQEVLQFVKSSAIEMAIVSGTQLENLNKDFQVLNMPTTFSSVDHQMSVVRDQDLMEPLFTSLEDSDNISVIGGFTQGTRSIYTKDAPVTTPADLAGRKIRVQESDMHIRMIQLMGGSATPLSYGEVYTAIQSGVLDGAENNEVSYVTQNHNEVAPYWSGTNHLVGLDYMVMRHDLLEAMDDQDRALFLEEWDRTMAEHTDLWAVETEGAIEEAKAEGATFTDVDKQAFDEALAPIRDEFLTTDFQRELFEQVRAADPDQGE; translated from the coding sequence ATTCGGCGCAGACCGCTCGTCGCCGCCGCATTGGCCCCCGTCCTCTCCCTCGGGTTGATCTCCTGCGCCGACCTGGGCGGGCTCGACCTGGCCACCGTCGGATCCCCCGACAAGACCACCTACCTCAAGCTCGCGCTCAACCAGGCGGAGAGCCACCCCAGTTACATCGCGCTCGAAGGACTCTCGGAACGCTTCGAGGAGCGGACCGACGGCCGCTGGAACATCGAGGTCTTCCCCAACGAGCAGCTGGGCTCGCAGCAGGAGGTGTTGCAGTTCGTGAAGTCCAGCGCCATCGAGATGGCGATCGTCTCGGGCACCCAGCTGGAGAACCTGAACAAGGATTTCCAGGTGCTCAACATGCCCACCACGTTCAGTTCGGTCGACCACCAGATGTCGGTGGTCCGCGACCAGGACCTCATGGAGCCGCTGTTCACCAGCCTGGAGGACAGCGACAACATCTCGGTCATCGGCGGATTCACGCAGGGCACCCGCAGCATCTACACCAAGGACGCCCCGGTTACCACGCCCGCCGACCTGGCCGGCAGGAAGATCCGTGTCCAGGAGTCCGACATGCACATCCGCATGATCCAGCTCATGGGCGGTTCCGCCACCCCGCTGTCCTACGGCGAGGTCTACACCGCCATCCAGTCCGGTGTGCTCGACGGCGCCGAGAACAACGAGGTCAGCTACGTCACCCAGAACCACAACGAGGTCGCTCCTTATTGGAGCGGCACCAACCACCTCGTGGGCCTGGACTACATGGTCATGCGCCACGACCTGCTCGAGGCGATGGACGACCAGGACCGCGCGCTCTTCCTCGAGGAGTGGGACCGGACCATGGCGGAGCACACCGACCTGTGGGCGGTGGAGACCGAGGGGGCCATCGAGGAGGCGAAAGCGGAGGGGGCGACGTTCACGGACGTCGACAAGCAGGCCTTCGATGAGGCGCTCGCCCCGATCCGCGACGAGTTCCTCACCACCGATTTCCAGCGCGAGCTCTTCGAGCAGGTCCGCGCCGCCGACCCGGACCAGGGGGAATGA
- a CDS encoding TRAP transporter small permease, which produces MTAFKGVLSKFLGIVSIILFTVLVLVTTWQVVSRQALNDPSTWSEELSKILFVWLSFVGSAFLFGERGHIAVDYLARRFPAPVQKVLASFVQLVILFFALVAMVWGGYLAASIAWTQNLTALPLTIGWVYVVIPVAGVFVAVFALIDLVAVLTGREAPYPDIDESDDQPMHLEDAAAESRIVLDEGTRK; this is translated from the coding sequence ATGACCGCATTCAAGGGTGTTCTCTCGAAGTTCCTGGGCATTGTCAGCATCATCCTCTTCACGGTGCTGGTCCTGGTGACCACGTGGCAGGTGGTCTCCCGGCAGGCCCTCAATGATCCCTCGACCTGGTCTGAAGAGCTGTCGAAGATCCTCTTCGTCTGGTTGTCCTTCGTCGGCTCGGCCTTCCTCTTCGGCGAGCGCGGCCACATCGCCGTCGACTACCTCGCCCGCCGTTTCCCCGCGCCGGTGCAGAAGGTGCTGGCGTCGTTCGTGCAGCTGGTCATCCTCTTCTTCGCGCTCGTGGCGATGGTGTGGGGCGGCTACCTCGCCGCCTCGATCGCCTGGACCCAGAACCTCACCGCCCTCCCGCTGACCATCGGTTGGGTCTACGTGGTCATCCCGGTCGCCGGCGTCTTCGTCGCGGTTTTCGCGCTCATCGATCTCGTCGCCGTGCTCACCGGCCGGGAGGCTCCCTACCCGGACATCGACGAATCCGACGACCAGCCCATGCACCTGGAGGACGCGGCCGCAGAGAGCCGGATCGTCCTCGACGAAGGGACCCGGAAATGA
- a CDS encoding TRAP transporter large permease, which translates to MLAPATVAALILLIGIVVLIAFSVPIAVAIGVPSMLAAMAVLGPENAAQAVAQRMFTGTNSFSLLAIPFFVLAGALMNSGGIAARLIDAAKVLVGRLPASLAQTNIVANGMFGAVSGAAVAAASAVGTVMTPRMREDGYSRAYSAAVNVASAPAGMLIPPSNTFIVYSLVSSTSIAALFMAGVGPGLLWVIACLVVALLMARRENYRRDTTHPTLSLALLTIWRAVPSLLMIVIVIGGILAGWFTPTESAAIAVIYCLVLGFAYRNIRVRDLPEILLRATRTTSIVMMLVAVSSALSWVMAFARIPQMISSGLLAVSDSKVVILLIMMFILLIIGTFMDPTPAILIFVPIFLPVVTELGVDPVHFGAMVVMNLSLGVITPPVGNVLFVGAQVAGLRIETVTRMLWPFLVAILIALFVVVFVPQVSLWLPETMGLMSAN; encoded by the coding sequence ATCCTCGCACCCGCGACAGTCGCCGCGCTCATCCTCCTGATCGGCATCGTCGTCCTCATCGCCTTCTCGGTGCCCATCGCCGTGGCCATCGGCGTGCCCTCCATGCTCGCCGCCATGGCCGTGCTCGGCCCGGAGAACGCCGCGCAGGCCGTGGCCCAGCGCATGTTCACCGGCACCAACTCCTTCAGCCTCCTGGCCATCCCCTTCTTCGTGCTGGCTGGCGCGCTGATGAACTCAGGCGGCATCGCCGCCCGGCTCATCGACGCCGCGAAGGTCCTCGTGGGCCGCCTGCCCGCCTCCCTCGCGCAGACCAACATCGTGGCCAACGGCATGTTCGGCGCCGTCTCCGGCGCGGCCGTGGCCGCCGCCTCCGCCGTCGGCACCGTCATGACCCCACGGATGCGGGAGGACGGATACTCCCGTGCCTACTCCGCCGCCGTCAACGTGGCCTCCGCGCCCGCCGGCATGCTCATCCCGCCGTCGAACACCTTCATCGTCTACTCGCTGGTGTCCTCGACCTCCATCGCTGCGCTGTTCATGGCCGGCGTCGGACCGGGCCTGCTGTGGGTCATCGCCTGTCTCGTCGTCGCCCTGCTCATGGCCCGGCGGGAGAACTACCGGCGTGACACCACGCACCCCACGCTCTCGCTGGCACTGCTGACGATCTGGCGGGCGGTGCCCTCCCTGCTGATGATCGTGATCGTCATCGGCGGCATCCTCGCCGGCTGGTTCACCCCGACCGAGTCGGCCGCCATCGCCGTCATCTACTGCCTGGTCCTGGGCTTCGCCTACCGCAACATCAGGGTCCGGGATCTGCCGGAGATCCTCCTGCGCGCCACCCGCACCACCTCCATCGTGATGATGCTGGTCGCGGTCTCCTCCGCTCTGTCCTGGGTCATGGCCTTCGCCCGGATCCCGCAGATGATCTCCTCCGGGCTGCTGGCGGTGTCCGATTCCAAGGTGGTCATCCTGCTCATCATGATGTTCATCCTGCTGATCATCGGCACCTTCATGGACCCCACCCCGGCGATCCTCATCTTCGTGCCGATCTTCCTGCCCGTGGTCACCGAACTCGGCGTCGACCCCGTCCACTTCGGCGCCATGGTGGTGATGAACCTGTCCCTCGGCGTGATCACCCCGCCGGTGGGCAACGTCCTCTTCGTCGGCGCGCAGGTCGCGGGCCTGCGCATCGAAACCGTGACCAGAATGCTGTGGCCCTTCCTGGTTGCGATCCTCATCGCCCTGTTCGTGGTTGTCTTCGTCCCGCAGGTCTCCCTGTGGCTACCGGAGACGATGGGGCTGATGTCGGCCAACTGA
- a CDS encoding PaaI family thioesterase: MTGPCTGRRACLWMRRHADPGMRNVLGTLHGGVSLAFSELAARRAAEFSGGSSPEKFLPSSIRMSYLRPGIVEGHLRVTADVIHRSRTIATVETRVLNPDGKAATLGLVTLHRVEQA, encoded by the coding sequence GTGACCGGCCCCTGCACCGGACGGCGGGCCTGCCTGTGGATGCGGCGTCATGCCGACCCCGGCATGCGGAACGTGCTCGGTACGCTCCACGGCGGGGTCAGCCTGGCCTTCTCGGAACTGGCCGCACGGCGGGCCGCCGAATTCTCCGGAGGCTCTTCGCCGGAGAAGTTCCTTCCCTCATCCATCCGAATGTCCTACCTCCGCCCTGGAATCGTGGAAGGTCACCTCAGGGTCACGGCGGACGTCATCCACCGGTCACGCACCATCGCAACAGTGGAAACCCGCGTGCTCAACCCGGACGGGAAGGCCGCGACCCTGGGGCTGGTGACCCTGCACCGGGTTGAGCAGGCCTGA
- a CDS encoding FadR/GntR family transcriptional regulator, with protein sequence MSTPQPRAYTVILDWLEERLRSGDISVGDKLPAERQLAEDFSISRASVREAIRVLDAMGLVRSATGSGPNAGAVVISEPSAALAWALRMHVATRSLPVRDLVQTRLVLETQSAVEAAAAPDSPERVQILKEAAALVDMMDAPDLPADEFHTRDAQFHILLASLAGNVVVETIMTSLRQATISYVQETVAGLGNWRDVSCALQQQHRGILQAVEERRGEDAAAALREHIVWFFSLSGLKQRSGLAADSLIPWGQCAARIQTAPWTYPAPAPPAHPWPTSR encoded by the coding sequence ATGTCCACCCCCCAGCCCCGCGCCTACACCGTCATCCTCGACTGGCTGGAGGAGCGCCTGCGCTCCGGAGACATCTCCGTGGGTGACAAGCTTCCGGCCGAGCGTCAGCTCGCCGAGGACTTCAGCATCTCCCGGGCCTCGGTGCGCGAGGCGATCCGGGTGCTCGACGCCATGGGGCTGGTCCGTTCAGCCACGGGATCCGGGCCGAATGCCGGGGCCGTGGTCATCTCCGAGCCTTCAGCCGCCCTGGCCTGGGCGTTGAGGATGCACGTGGCCACCCGCTCCCTGCCGGTGCGGGACCTGGTGCAGACCCGGCTCGTGCTGGAGACCCAGTCCGCGGTCGAGGCCGCCGCCGCTCCGGACTCCCCGGAACGCGTGCAGATCCTCAAGGAGGCCGCCGCGCTGGTGGACATGATGGACGCCCCTGACCTGCCGGCGGATGAATTCCACACCCGGGACGCCCAGTTCCACATCCTGCTCGCCTCTCTGGCCGGCAATGTGGTGGTGGAGACGATCATGACCTCGCTGCGCCAGGCCACCATCAGCTATGTCCAGGAGACTGTCGCGGGTCTGGGCAACTGGCGTGACGTCAGCTGCGCCCTGCAGCAGCAGCACCGGGGGATCCTGCAGGCGGTGGAGGAACGGCGCGGTGAGGACGCAGCCGCCGCCCTCCGGGAGCATATCGTGTGGTTCTTCAGCCTCAGCGGGCTGAAGCAGCGGTCGGGTCTCGCGGCAGATTCCCTGATCCCGTGGGGTCAATGCGCTGCGCGGATCCAGACGGCGCCCTGGACCTACCCGGCCCCCGCACCGCCCGCACATCCGTGGCCCACCTCGAGGTGA
- a CDS encoding L-lactate permease, translating into MDNLAVLSFLALLPLLLVGVLLAGFRWPAKYAMPVGYLAAVVVAVFVWQMSFTGVLAATIEGVIVAGTMLYIVFGALLLLSTLTVGGAMSTIRAGFNNISADRRIQAIIIGWLFGSFIEGVSGFGTTAAVVAPLLLAMGFPAMAAVMVGLVVQSTPVSFGAVGTPILVGVANGLGGDPAVAERISVLGVTMPEFISSIGFYTAAIHTIVGILIPLIIVTLLTGFFGPERRFRDGLAVWPFAIYASLAMTIPYLLVARFLGPEFPSMFGGIIGLLLVMFTSSRGFLMPKDTFRFGPRASWPARWMGTIEPAEATDVSAHMSLVRAWSPYVLMAGLLVASRVITPLKEWLTGLAIPFEDILGTGITTTVQPFYLPGFVLIATSVFAYLLHRMNSGQIKETIRISTGQLAGTAAALVFAVPLVRVLIQSGPALNDSGLSSMPVTLAEGAALISGTSWPVIAPWIGALGAFIAGSNTVSNLTFSQFQYSTGVAIGVERPELVVAAQAIGGAGGNPISIHNIVAASATVGLLGREGDLLRQTILVTTYYCLAGGAVAYLFIYGAGLNLGTVMLALLIAGLGVLATWLWRKDSPVPSAVRA; encoded by the coding sequence ATGGACAATCTCGCTGTGCTGAGCTTCCTGGCTCTGCTACCCCTGCTCCTGGTGGGCGTGCTACTGGCCGGCTTCCGCTGGCCCGCGAAGTACGCGATGCCGGTCGGTTACCTTGCCGCGGTCGTGGTGGCCGTGTTCGTCTGGCAGATGAGTTTCACCGGCGTACTGGCGGCCACCATCGAAGGCGTGATCGTGGCCGGCACCATGCTCTACATCGTCTTCGGCGCCCTCCTGCTGCTGTCCACCCTCACCGTGGGTGGGGCCATGTCCACCATCCGGGCGGGGTTCAACAACATCTCCGCCGACCGCCGGATCCAGGCGATCATCATCGGCTGGCTCTTCGGCTCCTTCATCGAAGGCGTCTCCGGGTTCGGCACCACCGCAGCCGTCGTCGCCCCTCTTCTGCTGGCCATGGGCTTCCCCGCCATGGCCGCCGTTATGGTGGGACTGGTCGTGCAGTCGACTCCGGTCAGCTTCGGTGCGGTGGGCACCCCGATCCTCGTCGGCGTGGCCAACGGCCTCGGCGGCGACCCTGCGGTGGCCGAACGCATCAGCGTCCTGGGTGTGACCATGCCCGAGTTCATCAGCTCCATCGGCTTCTACACCGCGGCGATCCACACCATCGTCGGCATTCTCATCCCGTTGATCATCGTCACCCTCCTCACCGGTTTCTTCGGCCCCGAACGACGCTTCCGCGACGGCCTGGCAGTGTGGCCCTTCGCCATCTACGCCTCCCTGGCCATGACGATCCCCTACCTGCTGGTCGCCCGTTTCCTCGGACCCGAGTTCCCCTCGATGTTCGGCGGCATCATCGGCCTGCTGCTGGTGATGTTCACCTCCAGCAGGGGCTTTCTCATGCCGAAGGACACCTTCCGGTTCGGCCCCCGCGCCAGTTGGCCCGCCCGCTGGATGGGCACCATCGAACCGGCTGAAGCCACCGACGTCTCAGCGCACATGAGCCTGGTCCGCGCCTGGAGCCCCTACGTCCTCATGGCCGGACTCCTGGTGGCCAGCCGCGTGATCACCCCACTGAAGGAGTGGCTGACCGGCCTGGCCATCCCCTTCGAAGACATCCTGGGCACCGGGATCACCACCACGGTCCAGCCGTTCTACCTGCCCGGTTTCGTGCTCATCGCCACCTCCGTCTTCGCCTACCTGCTGCACCGGATGAACTCCGGCCAGATCAAGGAGACCATCAGAATCTCCACGGGTCAGCTCGCCGGCACCGCCGCCGCCCTGGTCTTCGCCGTGCCCCTGGTGCGCGTGCTCATCCAGTCCGGTCCCGCCCTCAACGATTCAGGCCTGTCGAGCATGCCGGTCACCCTTGCGGAAGGTGCGGCGCTGATCTCCGGCACCTCCTGGCCGGTCATCGCCCCCTGGATCGGGGCGCTCGGCGCCTTCATCGCCGGCTCGAACACCGTCTCCAACCTGACATTCTCCCAGTTCCAGTACTCCACCGGCGTCGCCATCGGCGTCGAGCGCCCGGAACTCGTCGTGGCCGCCCAGGCCATCGGCGGGGCAGGCGGCAACCCGATCTCCATCCACAACATCGTGGCCGCGTCCGCCACCGTCGGACTCCTCGGCCGGGAGGGTGACCTGCTGCGCCAGACCATCCTCGTGACCACCTACTATTGCCTGGCAGGCGGTGCCGTCGCCTACCTGTTCATCTACGGGGCAGGCCTGAACCTGGGCACTGTCATGCTGGCACTGCTCATCGCCGGGCTCGGCGTCCTCGCCACCTGGCTGTGGCGTAAAGACTCTCCCGTTCCCAGCGCAGTCCGGGCCTGA
- a CDS encoding (Fe-S)-binding protein, translating to MRIALFSTCIVDAMYPKVALATVRILERLGHEVVFPPGQGCCSQMHVNSGYLAHALPVVRNHVKAFSEADYDVAVAPSGSCVASLGHQQPMVARAGGDERLAGQATEVAARTYELSQLLIDVLGVTDAAAQLGSFFPHSVTYHPSCHGMRLLRLGDRQSDLVRSVEGIDFRELPDADECCGFGGTFSMKNADVSGAMVDEKIGNIVSTGAELCTGGDASCLLHIGGAVARRQENVKTVHFAEILASTRRNPLEISGPVELSIPAPTEGGPR from the coding sequence ATGAGGATCGCTCTGTTCTCCACGTGCATCGTGGACGCGATGTACCCGAAGGTCGCCTTGGCCACCGTCCGTATCCTGGAACGCCTCGGCCACGAGGTTGTCTTTCCGCCGGGGCAGGGCTGTTGCTCGCAGATGCACGTCAACAGCGGGTATCTCGCCCACGCTCTGCCGGTGGTGCGCAACCACGTCAAGGCGTTCAGTGAGGCCGACTACGACGTCGCGGTCGCCCCGTCCGGTTCCTGCGTGGCCTCTCTCGGCCACCAGCAGCCGATGGTCGCGCGTGCCGGCGGCGATGAGCGGCTGGCCGGGCAGGCCACCGAGGTCGCCGCCCGGACCTACGAGCTCTCGCAACTTCTTATCGACGTCCTCGGCGTCACCGACGCGGCTGCTCAGCTCGGATCCTTCTTCCCCCATTCCGTCACCTACCACCCTTCGTGCCACGGCATGCGCCTGCTGCGGTTGGGGGACCGGCAGTCCGACCTCGTCCGGTCGGTCGAGGGCATCGACTTCCGGGAACTCCCGGACGCCGATGAATGCTGCGGCTTCGGCGGCACGTTCTCCATGAAGAATGCGGACGTCTCCGGAGCCATGGTGGACGAGAAGATCGGCAACATCGTCTCCACCGGCGCCGAGCTGTGCACCGGCGGGGACGCTTCCTGTCTGCTGCACATCGGCGGGGCCGTGGCCCGCCGACAGGAGAACGTCAAGACCGTGCACTTTGCGGAGATCCTCGCCTCCACCCGCCGCAACCCCCTGGAGATCTCAGGGCCGGTCGAACTGTCCATCCCCGCCCCCACCGAAGGAGGCCCCCGATGA
- a CDS encoding LutB/LldF family L-lactate oxidation iron-sulfur protein: MTTHLGMPTARPVHGEGNLHADISFPKAAKEQMRNEQMRANIHHATHTIRGKRAAVTAELPDWELLRDAGSAIKQQVAANLPELLEEFERNFTARGGTVHWARDAEEANRIVTELIQATGSKEVIKVKSMATQEIDLEAHLHRHGITATETDLAELIVQLGHDKPSHILVPAIHRNRHEIRDIFLKEMPETDETLTSEPHDLADAARRHLREKFLNTSVAVSGANFGVAETGTLTVVESEGNGRMCLTLPDTLITVMGIEKIVPTFTDLEVFLQLLPRSSTGERMNPYTSMWTGVTPGDGPQNVHVVLLDNGRTAVLDDEAGRSALHCIRCSACLNVCPVYEHAGGHSYGSTYPGPIGAILSPQLTGITSAENASLPFASSLCGACYDVCPVKINIPEILVHLRSEAVKSEDHKVPSQMDLLMKGASVVMSSGVRMALIERGLPVGRIAAGRDRRISRLPGLAGGWTDQRDIPAPPNQSFRNWWKKHEHETEQRLRRDGHYEQEKK; this comes from the coding sequence ATGACCACCCATCTGGGAATGCCCACCGCCCGCCCGGTCCACGGCGAAGGAAACCTGCACGCCGACATCTCCTTCCCCAAAGCGGCGAAGGAGCAGATGCGCAACGAACAGATGCGCGCCAACATCCACCACGCCACCCACACCATCCGGGGCAAGCGGGCGGCGGTGACCGCGGAGCTGCCGGACTGGGAGCTTCTGCGTGACGCAGGATCGGCGATCAAACAGCAGGTCGCCGCGAACCTGCCCGAGTTGCTCGAGGAATTCGAACGCAACTTCACCGCCCGGGGCGGCACGGTCCACTGGGCACGTGACGCGGAGGAGGCCAACCGGATCGTGACCGAACTGATCCAGGCCACCGGCTCGAAGGAGGTGATCAAGGTCAAATCGATGGCCACCCAGGAGATCGACCTGGAGGCACACCTGCACCGCCACGGCATCACCGCCACCGAAACCGACCTCGCGGAGCTCATCGTCCAGCTGGGCCATGACAAGCCCTCCCACATTCTCGTGCCCGCCATCCACCGCAACCGCCACGAGATCCGGGACATCTTCCTCAAGGAAATGCCCGAGACCGATGAAACGCTGACGTCCGAGCCGCACGACCTCGCCGATGCGGCCCGTCGGCACCTGCGGGAGAAGTTCCTCAACACCTCCGTGGCCGTCTCCGGTGCGAACTTCGGCGTCGCGGAGACCGGCACCCTCACGGTCGTGGAGTCCGAGGGCAACGGGCGCATGTGCCTGACCCTGCCGGACACGCTGATCACGGTCATGGGCATCGAGAAGATCGTGCCCACGTTCACCGACCTTGAGGTTTTCCTCCAGCTGCTGCCGCGTTCCTCCACCGGCGAGCGGATGAATCCCTACACCTCCATGTGGACCGGGGTCACCCCGGGCGACGGTCCACAGAATGTGCACGTGGTGCTGCTGGACAACGGCCGCACCGCGGTCCTCGACGATGAGGCCGGGCGCTCCGCCCTGCACTGCATCCGCTGTTCGGCCTGCCTCAATGTCTGCCCTGTCTACGAACACGCCGGCGGACATTCCTACGGTTCGACCTACCCCGGCCCTATCGGAGCGATCCTCTCCCCGCAGCTGACCGGCATCACCTCGGCGGAAAACGCTTCCCTCCCGTTCGCGTCCTCTCTGTGTGGCGCCTGCTACGACGTCTGCCCGGTCAAGATCAACATCCCCGAGATTCTGGTCCACCTGCGCTCGGAGGCGGTGAAGTCGGAGGATCACAAGGTTCCCTCCCAGATGGATCTGCTCATGAAGGGGGCATCCGTGGTCATGTCCTCCGGCGTGCGGATGGCACTCATTGAACGAGGTCTGCCGGTCGGTCGCATCGCCGCGGGACGTGACCGGCGGATCAGTCGGCTGCCCGGACTCGCCGGCGGCTGGACCGACCAGCGCGACATCCCCGCACCGCCGAATCAGTCCTTCCGCAACTGGTGGAAGAAGCACGAGCACGAGACCGAACAGCGGCTGCGCCGCGACGGCCATTACGAGCAGGAGAAGAAATGA
- a CDS encoding LutC/YkgG family protein: protein MSTEAKTEILRRIRAAIDDAPVAPDIPRSYRRSSDLAPAEILEMLEDRLIDYKANVFHETAESLPARLAELFGESARVIAPHGLERTWLPTDSGDRILFETPDAVLEVHDLNDTIDAVVTSSTVSCAETGTIFLTGRPDEGRRAISLVPDHHICVVPVDTVVELIPEAMARVDAIAPITMISGPSATSDIELERVEGVHGPRRLDVILLG from the coding sequence ATGAGCACCGAGGCCAAGACCGAGATCCTCCGGCGCATCAGGGCCGCGATTGACGATGCCCCCGTCGCCCCGGACATCCCCCGCAGCTACCGCCGCTCCTCAGACCTGGCGCCGGCCGAGATCCTCGAGATGCTCGAGGACCGGTTGATCGACTACAAGGCCAATGTCTTCCACGAGACAGCCGAGAGCCTTCCCGCACGTCTGGCGGAGCTGTTCGGTGAATCCGCCCGGGTCATTGCCCCGCATGGCCTGGAACGGACCTGGCTACCCACCGACTCCGGTGACCGGATCCTCTTCGAGACTCCCGACGCGGTGCTCGAGGTCCATGACCTCAACGACACCATCGACGCTGTGGTCACCTCGTCCACCGTCTCCTGCGCGGAGACCGGCACCATTTTCCTCACCGGCCGCCCCGATGAGGGCCGCCGCGCGATCAGCCTCGTGCCTGACCACCACATCTGCGTCGTGCCGGTGGACACCGTGGTCGAACTCATCCCCGAGGCCATGGCCAGGGTCGATGCGATCGCCCCGATCACGATGATCTCCGGGCCCTCCGCCACCTCCGATATCGAACTCGAACGCGTCGAGGGTGTGCACGGTCCGCGTCGTCTGGATGTCATCCTCCTCGGCTGA